The genomic region aatgtctggacccaaACAACCTGAGTCTGTTTTAATGTCTGAAATCAGAAGCAGTGCTTCTAGATCTAAAGGGCAGAGATGGTCCAATCAGGTCTTTGCACCAGACTCCACAGGATGAGGATGTGTGGATTTGAAAAGCACTTTTAACGGAGATGCTTCAGGAAACTGAATTCCATTAAAGCATCTGAGAGTTTAGTGTACCTGTACGTTGACACCTCCAGACCCAGAGACATCTTCATCTGCAGCAGGCCTCGATTCTCCTGGAGGAGACGCTCGATCCGTCGGCCCAGATCCTCCCTCtccgcctccagctcctccaagtGCGCCTgccaaaacaggaagtgaggcaGGAAGAGGAAGCGGTGAAACGAGGCATGAATGCACTCTCAAGTCAAAATAAACATTCTTTGTTAGTCATATTCTGTGGATTGTTCAAATGTTTGACTGTCTATTTTAAATCCCTTGTTAAAACATACTTCTATtaacttttattattaatttacctGAATTTTAATTATGACCTGTTAAaccttgtaaagcactttgcaaGTGAGATGTTCTATATCTACaaagtgctctataaataaagatattataGAAAGTTATTAGATTAGGGTCATGCTTTATAAGAGGATGTCTACAGGTACAACAAACAGGATCTGCACCATCAGAGCCGGACCTTCTGGactcacctgcagctgctggatctcctggttgtgtctgtctctctgctgagcTGCAGTCTTCTCCAGATGCAGCCGGACGTCCTGATGTGAGTCCATCTCCTTCTCCAGGGCTCGGAGCCTCAGTTGACTCTCGCTCTTCTCCTGGGCCACTCGGGTCAAACGGGCCCTGGCCTGGTCGAGTGACTCCTCCAGCTGAGCCAACTGGTCCTGATAGATCTCAGCGGCCTCCTGCCAGGCCCTGGTGGCCCTCTGGGAGTACTCCTGCCCCAGCTGGAGGAGGTTGGGTGTCTGGTTGCCCCTCTGAGCCATGGGGGGCCTCGAGGCTCTGGAATGGATCAATGTGGCCTCCATGTGGGCCACATCCTCCCGATGGGTTTGAATGAGGTGACTCATCTCGTGCTCCAGCTGACTGACCTGATCTCTCAGCCACATCTTCGCCCTCTGCTCCTCGTCCAGCTCCTTCCTGCTTTGCTCCAGCAGCGTCTTGGCCTTGATGTGAGCTTGAGcctccctctgcctctgcagctccaggaACTCAAACTCCTCGGCCAGCCTGCCGACCTCCTTCTCCGTGTGGGCCCTGTCCCTCCAGGCGGCGTCCAGCTCCAGTCTTGCCCGCTGCAGCTCTTCCTCTAAGCCCTTCCTGCGACTGGAAGCTCCGTGGTTGCTGTGTCTCAGAACTCCAATCTCCTCTGCGAGCATcaggttctcctcctccaggtgttTGACCCGACTCAGGTAGGTCTCCAGGCGTCCGTTCAGGTTCAGCATCTGGTGCTTCTCATCGCCCATGTGGCTGCGGTGAAGGGGCTTTCGTGCAAAGTGGGGCTCCATGTCAGTGTCAGGGACCGAGGCCTCACTCAGAGCAGACAGCTGTGACTCCGAGTCCGAGCCTGAGtcgggatgtgtgtgtgtgagtgaggctgCCGGCGAGAGGCTTCCCTTTCATAGCAGAATTAATGAAGGGGCTGGGCCcatggaggggaggagggagggagagggaggagactggcggcaggagagggaggagggaggagacgaggcaggatggagagggagagaagtgaAAGGGCAGATCGAGGGAGTGATGTAATCTCTGAGGTTAACTCTTTCACCGCTGGATCTTCTTTTTACAGATGAAGAAAAAACCTTCACTGGTCAGAAGGTGAAAGATAAACGTTATCAGAGACATCACAACAATCAGAAGGTTTCAGACGTTGAGacagaggcagcagagagaaggCCACGTTATATAAACCAGCTGCCAGGTAGTAACAAAGGAATAAGCTGTGATACGTTTGTGCaagaataaatatgaaaatataaggTCCTGGGTCCGTGTTGATGAGCAGTCGGGGAAAACTGATGGTTTCCAGGACCGGAGGAATCTCATCCTCAGAGTCCTGAAGACGAGACAGTCTCCTGCTGCCGAGGACCTTCTCAGCTAATGATGCTCTGCAGTCTGGCCTTGTTctcggctgcagcagcatcctcggatggaggaggagaggatgaactCCATGATCGATGTGCAGAGCTTGATCTTCTTCACACAGGAAGTGCCTCCTCTGCTGGGCTgttttggtgatggagctgatgtcctgctgCTTTGTTACAGGTGAATGTAAACATTAGAACAAcataaaggaaataaaacattaaaatttaAATCAACCATCTCTACTGTCACAGTTGcattggattttttttacttgattCCAAGTTTTCCTCCACTACAACAAACTTTCATGTTTGGTTTGATCAGAGATAAAAAGGAAACAGATTTCCactcattgctttctaaatgtTTCTTACAAGTTAACATGGAGAATGGTGGCTCTGTGGTGAGGTCGTGGTCGTGAAGGTCATGAGCCGAATGAGGACTCACACATTCTGCAGCACGTTTGGAATCTGCATCAGAGAAGTTGGGTGATGATAGAAGTCATAAATTCAAAGTGTTTTATTGGCTCTGTATTAAGTTTGCTCAGTGATGCCAGGGAACGCTGCAGTCTGACTCCCACACCGCCATCTAGTGGACATCTCACAATACTGCAACAGTGCGCTACAGAATCAGAATCCGATTTATTTACCATGTGCACACAGCCAAGCAGTTTGACTCCGGTGTCATTGCACTCAATGTACTTGCAGAGACAGACATACAATTACATATGGACTAAAGGAAACTAGCAAAATAAACATGACCACTATTTAAAATCAGACTTAAACTGTACAAGACATTTACAAGGGTGGAAAAAAAGCCTTTAACTAATATGCAGATATGGTGAAATTGTGGAACAATAGTAAAGTGTTGCAAAGACTCTCAGACAAATATGCATAAATAAAGTGCATGTTACTTATAAACACGAGGAGGTGAAGTATGGATTATAATGTAATATGTATACACCAGGTAGATGAATCTTATGACAGTAGTGCATGTAtataatgtacagtatatacagtctGCATTCTTAGATTTATATTGTTAGCAATATGTACGTTACTTATGCTGCAGCTACAGAAGGTATCAGTAACTTTAGGTGCATTTGGCTTCATCTATAACCTGCGACTCGCTTGATATATAAGTGAAATTAAAAACCACAGAGACAATAACAACCTGACGAAGCTCAACAACAAACTCAGATCAGTGAAAACGACCTGAGGGTCAAGTTCCTCTTAAACTGAAACAACACCTGAGGTTCTCTCCATTTTATAGATAATAATACTGGAACAAACGTGTGATTAATATACTTTATAGTTTTATATTGTAATGATTTCATTAGTATTTTATATTCATCCTGATTCGGACCCACGAGTCTGAAAGTGACAGCCTTGAACGTCACAGCTGCGAGTTGTGGAAATTACGATGGCGGCTTGAATGCATCATTGTCTACTGCCCTCCACTGCGGCTGCGCGGAACCTGTCTCCCGGAAGTAGCGGCGTTGTTTTGCTAGTTTAATGTCACCAGTGGAAGCGAAGCCGCGTTTTACGACCTGACAACGCGACACTTTTCACGATGCTTCCTCCGAGTTGAGGAACCGAGCTCTGCTGCGGGTCAGTCGCGGGCCTTTCCAGAACATTGGGCCGGTGTCCGGGTCCAGCTCCACGGCTAGCTAGCCTGTTAGCTCTCCCGGTAGCTCTCCCGTTAGCTAGCTAGCCCGTTAGCCGTCAGCTGTCAACAAGTCGTGTTCAGGATGGATCCCGCGGAGCTGGAGCTCGACGCGGTCAAATTTGCCAAAACAGCGATCACCCACGACCAGAGTGGCAAATACAACGAGGCCGTGTTCTACTACAAGGTAACAGGTTCGAGTCCCGCAGCTGGAAACCGCTGCTGCCTGCCACTGTTAGCACTTAGCTTCGCTTAGCTGCAACTTTAAAGTGTCacttaaatacaaaacaagaaAACTTCTCATATCGTTGAGTTGTCTCGTGGAATGAAAACCTACTTTTATCTGTGAATCAGATCTATATTCAATAGAAGTGCAGTATTCTACCTTTTCACgtgtattattactatatatgTGTATTATAACAGGTTTTCCATTATTTAATGTTCAATATCATGTACAGTTATATTTACTCATTACTACTTATTGACACTTTTATACTAGTGAACTGTCTGAAGTAATTTGTTtcgtgtctgtttttgtttctaccAGGAAGTGGTTCTGCTTTCACTCTGTATACACTTTACATGTTTGTTGCACTTTTAAAAAACTTTATACTTGAGTACTGTTTTCACTGtactcattatatatatattgacagAAACATGGAGCAAACTGTCACATGAATTTTCTTCGGGATTCATAAATTCGTATCTCAGGAAATAAGAGGGAAATGCTCTGCTATTTTACATTGTGTTATTAATACTGTAAATAACATTAAAGTTGTATGTATTCGTATGCAAGTCAACACAGAGTCAATAGTACAATGGACGACAAGAAACTGATCAGCTCAGCGGTGCAAGAGAAAGTAAAAGCAAAATAGAAATAGCTGACTATAATAACATACATTACAAAATTCACTTATACATGTCCAATTGTCTCTAATACTTATATAACCTGTGTTGGTGATATTGTGTGTTTAGTTGTTTATCTCTTTCATATCTTTTGGGTGTGGTTTTTATAAAAGGCATTACTGGTTTCtaccaacacacccacacatacttGATGCTTCGATTATGTTTCACatgttaaataaacacagaaagaacacacagagacaaacagatgaTTGAATCAAAGCATCTTTTCATGTAGTTGAGTTTTGTGACTGTCTCCGTCAGTATTTATCTGATGTGTTTAATAACTTTACTTGTTTTATGGTTGTTTTAACAGGAGGCCGCCCAGGCCCTGATATATGCCGGCATGGCCGGGTCCAAACTGGAGCGACTCCAGGACAAAGTGAATGAATACCTGGACCGGGTCCAAGCCCTCCACAACGCTGGTGAGCTCAGCCCACACAGAGGAAGCACTGTTTGGTTCTACTTTCCTTTGAGATGATCCTCAGTTCATTTGtctttcctcctcccttcatctctctcaGACGTTTTCTAATGTGTACATTTGTTTTGAACATTAAAATTGTAAGAGAAACATAAGACAATACAAAAGAGAGGCagttaaacaggaagtgaaggtcaTGTGCATTGAGTAGAAATAATTATGAGTTGCAGCCGACCTGCATTAGCCAAAAAGAAATTCAAGTTAATGTTTGAAGTTTGTGTGATTAGTAAAAGGTAAGAAATGATTCAGGACTTTGAGTGAATGCAGCCTGAGGACATACTTTCTGAGCTGCTGTCTGACAACGTTTTTCCATGACTCGTCACAAcatgggtgtgggtgtgtgtgtgcacatgggtgtgtgtgtgtgtgtgtgtgcacataggtgtgtgtgcgtacgtgcaCATGGGTGTGACCACAATCTGCTGGAAACACTGGAAAACATTTAGTTCTGTGTGAAGCTTAAATGTTTCCCTTGAACTGAAAAGCAAACAGTTGCTCTAAAGacacaaatgtttttataaccTTTTTATAACCAGTATTGGTCATACGTGTAAAAATTTAATCTCATCAACTTCAACTGAAACACAGATTACTTTCCCTAAAATTACCGCTACAGTTGTAGCAGCACctccaaataataataattggagTTTTGGGCCTTAGAATATGTCAACATATTACGACTAGGTTTTAGGTTTGTTTGCACAGTTTGTCTCTAGTCTGAGAGATAATTTAATAACTCTGTGGACACACTGTTCATATGAGTTGCGTTAGAATGAAAGTTGAACTGTAACGTGAGCAGTGGGAGGGTTGAACCTGTGACCTGTGTCCTAACTCACCCTCTCTGAACCTTTCACTCCAGTCCAGGCACAGAAGAGCGACCCGCTGAAGTCCCGGCAGCAGGTGGACATGGAGCGGGCCCACTTCCTGGTCACTCAGGCCTTTGAGGAAGACGAGAAGGGAAACGACGATGAAGCCGTGGAGCTGTACACTCAGGCTGTGGAGCTGTGCATTAAGACGGtacctctttccttctctctctctctctctctccactgtgaCTTATGTAACTCGAGCTGCTTATATGAGCTCCAGACAGTTCCCTGGTCTCCTCTCACATTATCCAGCTCGCTTCAACATTGTTTCTCTTCCTGTGCTTCCAACAGTCCAGTGATACCTCGGACCAGGCGCTGCAGACCAAACTGAAGCAGCTGGCACGACAAGCTTTAGACAGGTGACTTAGAAAATGAGTTCTGTCTCAATTATCCAAAACCAGAAGGGTTTATACGTCCGGTTCTAGAGTCAAATACACAATTATAAATCAATCTAGATattagatttattttgtttgtgagaCTTTGGTTTTGCAGCATTAATTAAAAAACCTCCTGCACTCTGTCCTTCCAGAGCTGAAGGTCTTAAAGAGTCCCAGTCCAAATCCGCTTCAGCCCAGACTCCGGACAAGACGGGGCCCTTTGGAACCAAGAATGTAACTGGGGCCAGTTCTGGGGGACCAGTCCGCCAGTTCTTCCCCCTCGGACCAGACTTCTCCATCCACGACCGACCTCAGCCGATGCGGGCGGTGCAGTCCAGTGAGCCGCAGGGTCAGCGCTACACGTCCGAGGAGATCGAGGTGCTCAGGTCAGTCGGTTGTTCCAGTGAAACGTCTTTACAAGGATCAGTGACTCACAGACGCTGGAAGATCTGGAAAAACTTACACATGAACTTCCAGGTcgggaaaataaacacaagtttATCAGAGACCGGCGTCTCCAGGCTCTGATTGTATTTGTGTCTGCAGGTTGAGGGACAAGGGGAATTCAAACATGTGCTACATGGTATTTTTATAGTCTCAATATTTGGCACCGAACTTGACACCACCACAGCCACTGGGAACAAATCAATGTccctcttcttctgtcttttgACCACAACCACCACTGACTGTCCTGTCCTTATCGTTCAGGAGCACATCTAACATCAACGGGTTAGCCTACGTGCCCTTCATGAGCGTGGACCTGAAGGAGCGCTTTGCATTTCCTGTCCCTTTCTCGTGAGTTTGACTTCTGTTATTTTGcatcattattatattttacattcacTTTGTCACTTGACCCAGTTACATTGTGAATTTCTTTgcactgtttgttttgcagtGAGACAAACTtcattctctttgtttcttgCAACCAGGGACAAATCAGGGAAACTGGCGCTGTCGCCCAAACAGAAAGCCATCTTCGCCCGCTGGGTGCGGCCGGACGAGATCTGCAACAACCCGATGATGATCATGTCTGTGTCCAGCTTCAGTATCAAACAGGTCAGAGGGTGTGAGGAGCGCAGTTTGAACATGTTGAGCCTTTTAGCTTGTTCAAATTAAAAGAAGAGtgtcctgttcagacctggtgtcaACATCCGTCTgaagagatctgatcacaagcgTTCAGCTTTAAGTTTGTTTGTTCACATGTGAAAGTGACTCGTGTGACCACCTCACCTCAGATCTCACCTCAGATCTCACCTCCCTGCTCTAGATGCAAATAACCAGGCACGTCATTTCCGTTCACGACGACCAAATGATGTTGTTTACAGCAGTGtctgttgtcagtgtgtgttggtctgtgtgtgttggtctgtgtgtgttggtctgtgtgtgttggtctgtgtgtgtgtgtgtgtgtgtttgtgttatgagGCTGAGCGAATCATTGCCCTGCGTGCAGCCCGACCGGGGAAATTAGATTTCACccatttgaaaagaaagaaacacatgtTTGTGAAACTCTGACAAACATAAAAATTGTTCTGGTTCAACtgtagaggtcagaggtcgtcagCAGAGGTCAATGGTCCAAACAAGGTGGAAAATGATATCATCCAATTTGCTAATACTGTAAAATATGTTCCGTATGTGTAGATATTCTCACAGTTGTTGACTTTGTGTCCATCCCATCATTCCAACTTGTGTGTCTAACCTTCTCTTGTCCAGACGGTCGTGTCCGACTGCTCCTTCGTGGCTTCGCTGGCCATCAGCGCCGCCTACGAGAGGCGCTGGCGCAAGAAACTCATCACCAGGTACTTTGTGGTGCTTTTAGGATTTCATCCATGTTTGTCGTCCGGGGCAAACTTtacataaatcttgtttttcctTCTCAGTTCTGTGCCTGTCAGCGTGGAAATCCATGTCCAATGGCTTTTAACTCGAGAAAAATTAATTTCCCCTAAAAAAATCCCATGAACATTTTGTCACAGTCTTCAAAGCGGCACGATGATCTGTTGAGATTTAAAAGTTCCTGCAGACAAACCAGAGTGAAGCAGACAAGCTGAAAACTGTTTCACAAAGAAACTTCACTGCATTGTTTCTGACCTGAATAATTAATCTGAACCTACGTTAGCTACCTACAGACTTAATGTGATGAAGACCGGAAAAATATGAGTTAACAATCCTCTGttatgatctgtgtgtgtttcagtatcATCTACCCTCAGAACAGGAAGGGGGAACCTGAGTACAACCCCTGTGGGAAGTACATGGTGAAGCTGCACATCAACGGAGTTCCCCGGAAGGTAAAACACTGTCAGGAGACCAAGTTCATTTCCTtaatatttgtttatcttctaATAGCTTATGGATATGGAAATAAACAGATGATATGAAGCAGGACCACTGGGAATCACCGGCCACATCTTTCTAACCATCAACACAACTCATCAGTTCGAATCTCCGACCCGTCTCTGTCCCCGTTGCAGGTGATCATAGACGACTTCCTGCCGGTGGATCATAACGGAGAGCTGCTGTGCTCCTACTCCAGcaacaggaacgagctctggGTGTCCCTGATAGAAAAGGCCTACATGAAGGTGATGGGAGGCTACGACTTCCCGGGCTCCAACTCGGTGAGTGAAGACGGGGAAGCAGGAGGTGCAGCTCCTTCTAAACGGCTTGTTTCACCTGCTGTGGTGGAAGTGCTCAGCCCAACCCTGTCCTCAAAAGACAGGACAGGACCAGATGTTTGATATTTGTCGTGTGTTGCAGAACATCGACCTTCACGCGCTCACAGGCTGGATCCCTGAACGCATCGCCATGCACTCAGACAACCAGTCGTTCAGCAAGGACGACACCTTCCGCATGCTCTGCcagaggtgaacacacacacacagtgtttctgACTCTTATCTTTGAGTGTAGACCGATAAGCTCTCTGTCAACGTGTCCTTCCTCTGAATCTGCGTCTGTCTCTTCGTCTTCAGGTTTCACAGGGGAGACGTCCTGGTCACAACGGCCACAGGCGTGAtgacagaggaagagggggacaAATGGGGTTTGGTCCCGACTCATGCCTACGCTGTCCTGGACATCAGGGAATACAAGGTGGGCCTAGTTAGCGTAGCATTAGCATGTCATTGTTAGCACTTTTATAAATATACACTATTTTTTATTCCTAAACGTCAAGATTCAATTTAATTTCCATTCTGCAACTCAGAGGATCAAACTTATTATGAGggaaaatgtgatgtttttcaATTACCTTATCAAagcttgttttttcaaatgaattTTTATCCCTAAAACCTGTTTGTTATAATCAAGGTTTCTGGTTGTTATGAAATCCACTGGTTTCTCTGGAGTGATTTTAAACACCTTCAtgactcctcctccagctccttgtaTCTCTGGTAGTTGACCTCATGTCTGTGGCTCGTTGCTCTGCAGGGGATGCGTTTC from Pleuronectes platessa chromosome 10, fPlePla1.1, whole genome shotgun sequence harbors:
- the capn7 gene encoding calpain-7, coding for MDPAELELDAVKFAKTAITHDQSGKYNEAVFYYKEAAQALIYAGMAGSKLERLQDKVNEYLDRVQALHNAVQAQKSDPLKSRQQVDMERAHFLVTQAFEEDEKGNDDEAVELYTQAVELCIKTSSDTSDQALQTKLKQLARQALDRAEGLKESQSKSASAQTPDKTGPFGTKNVTGASSGGPVRQFFPLGPDFSIHDRPQPMRAVQSSEPQGQRYTSEEIEVLRSTSNINGLAYVPFMSVDLKERFAFPVPFSDKSGKLALSPKQKAIFARWVRPDEICNNPMMIMSVSSFSIKQTVVSDCSFVASLAISAAYERRWRKKLITSIIYPQNRKGEPEYNPCGKYMVKLHINGVPRKVIIDDFLPVDHNGELLCSYSSNRNELWVSLIEKAYMKVMGGYDFPGSNSNIDLHALTGWIPERIAMHSDNQSFSKDDTFRMLCQRFHRGDVLVTTATGVMTEEEGDKWGLVPTHAYAVLDIREYKGMRFLQLKNPWSHLRWKGRYSERDEKNWTPDLLKYLNFDPKTAQKFDNGVFWMAWEDLCQYYDVIYLSWNPALFKDSSCIHSSWDGRQGPVKDVYSLANNPQFKLEVQCPAGGAAVWVLLTRHITDKDDFAQNREFITLVVYKTDGKKVYYPADPPPFIDGIRINSPHYLTKIRLTSAGTHTFTLVVSQYEKQNTINYTLRAYAGSKFTFAKIPCPFTHNKRMNGQWKGLSAGGCGNYKDSYKHNPIYQIHLERSGPLLIELRGSRQYSVGFEVLTVSTVGDPGPGAVQKRNSGDYRCGFCYMEAEHVPAGIYNVIPTTFLPKQEGPFFLDFASTLPLKVSQLQ